A section of the Eublepharis macularius isolate TG4126 chromosome 1, MPM_Emac_v1.0, whole genome shotgun sequence genome encodes:
- the ANGEL2 gene encoding protein angel homolog 2 isoform X1, protein MLSRPLQRLGRDWAAHWNLAQRLFQNGQTYKCWKWTEYCSWAWCSHLNSQESLVSWKLSLFWNRQPHNHIQKCSIHLSPANMKSEGDEPTSKRRRYSEDRDISCSPDEQLSTTFPNETSLLSNEPQHEEESLPKPRADVIKRSWEYFCQQSKKMKILEEDKQISQDNKDLQEKFDFTVMSYNILSQDLLEDNSHLYKHCRHQILSWNYRFPNILSDIKQLDADVLCLQEVQEDHYGAEIKPSLEALGYHCEYKMRTGRKPDGCAICFKTSKFSLLSSNPVEFFRRNIPLLDRDNVGLVVLLQPRFHCKATAAICVANTHLLYNPRRGDIKLTQLAMLLAEITNLAIQEDGRFCPLVLCGDFNSVPHSPLYNFLREGKLNYEGLPIGKVSGQEQSHKGKRILSIPIWPQSLGISQDCMYEEQQKQREKEREREETKETTLEASEEIMIVAQRLPTYLHHSFQLSSAYSHYLSDSGVPEVTTCHSRGAVTVDYIFYSAARDDMSQQPEAEHIFDGGLKLLGRLSLVTEKDLWLVNGLPNETSSSDHLPLLAKFRLEE, encoded by the exons ATGCTGTCCCGTCCTTTACAGAGGCTGGGCAGAGATTGGGCTGCCCATTGGAATCTGGCTCAAAGACTCTTCCAGAATGGTCAGACATATAAGTGCTGGAAGTGGACTGAGTACTGTTCTTGGGCTTGGTGCTCACACTTGAACTCTCAAGAGTCCCTGGTAAGCTGGAAACTTTCTTTGTTCTGGAACAGACAGCCTCACAATCACATACAAAAGTGTTCCATTCATCTCAGTCCTGCTAACATGAAATCTGAAGGAGATGAGCCAACTTCAAAACGAAGGAGATATAGTGAGGACAGGGACATTAGCTGCAGTCCTGATGAGCAACTGAGTACCACTTTTCCAAATGAAACTTCACTGCTTTCTAATGAACCTCAACATGAAGAAGAAAGCCTTCCAAAACCAAGAG CAGATGTGATCAAAAGATCCTGGGAATATTTTTGCCAGCAGAGTAAAAAAATGAAGATCCTTGAAGAAGATAAGCAGATCAGCCAGGATAATAAAGACCTGCAGGAAAAGTTTGATTTTACTGTGATGTCATACAACATCCTTTCCCAGGATCTGTTAGAAGACAACTCCCACCTGTATAAACACTGCAGACACCAAATACTATCTTGGAACTATCGGTTTCCCAACATTCTCTCAGACATCAAACAGCTGGATGCAGAT GTACTTTGTTTGCAAGAGGTCCAAGAAGACCATTATGGAGCAGAAATCAAGCCCAGTTTGGAAGCCTTGG GCTACCACTGCGAATACAAGATGAGGACAGGAAGGAAACCTGATGGCTGTGCTATTTGCTTCAAGACCTCCAAGTTTAGCCTGCTCTCTTCAAACCCAGTGGAATTCTTCCGCCGCAATATCCCTCTGTTGGACCGAGATAACGTGGGGTTGGTTGTGCTCCTGCAGCCTCGGTTTCACTGTAAGGCCACTGCAGCTATATGTGTGGCCAACACGCATCTGCTATACAACCCAAGACGAGGGGACATTAAGTTAACCCAGCTAGCAATGCTGCTGGCCGAAATTACCAACCTAGCCATTCAAGAAGATGGACGTTTCTGTCCCCTTGTCCTCTGTGGTGACTTTAACTCTGTCCCTCACTCTCCACTGTACAATTTCTTAAGAGAAGGAAAACTGAACTATGAAGGACTGCCTATAGGGAAA GTATCTGGACAGGAACAGTCTCATAAGGGCAAAAGGATACTCTCAATTCCCATTTGGCCTCAAAGCCTTGGCATCTCTCAGGACTGCATGTATGAGGAACAACAGAAGCAACGAGAAAAAGAAAGAG AGAGAGAAGAGACTAAAGAAACCACATTGGAGGCTTCAGAGGAGATTATGATAGTAGCACAAAG GTTACCTACATATTTACACCACAGTTTTCAGTTGTCTTCGGCCTACTCTCATTATTTGTCTGATAGTGGAGTCCCAGAGGTAACAACCTGCCACTCAAGAGGAGCAGTTACTGTGGATTACATCTTCTATTCTGCAGCAAGAGATGACATGTCTCAGCAACCAG AAGCTGAGCATATTTTTGATGGAGGCCTGAAGCTTTTAGGTAGATTATCGCTTGTAACAGAGAAAGATCTGTGGCTGGTTAATGGACTTCCTAATGAAACCAGCTCCTCTGACCATCTCCCTCTCCTTGCCAAGTTCAGGCTGGAAGAATAA
- the ANGEL2 gene encoding protein angel homolog 2 isoform X2 produces MLSRPLQRLGRDWAAHWNLAQRLFQNGQTYKCWKWTEYCSWAWCSHLNSQESLVSWKLSLFWNRQPHNHIQKCSIHLSPANMKSEGDEPTSKRRRYSEDRDISCSPDEQLSTTFPNETSLLSNEPQHEEESLPKPRDVIKRSWEYFCQQSKKMKILEEDKQISQDNKDLQEKFDFTVMSYNILSQDLLEDNSHLYKHCRHQILSWNYRFPNILSDIKQLDADVLCLQEVQEDHYGAEIKPSLEALGYHCEYKMRTGRKPDGCAICFKTSKFSLLSSNPVEFFRRNIPLLDRDNVGLVVLLQPRFHCKATAAICVANTHLLYNPRRGDIKLTQLAMLLAEITNLAIQEDGRFCPLVLCGDFNSVPHSPLYNFLREGKLNYEGLPIGKVSGQEQSHKGKRILSIPIWPQSLGISQDCMYEEQQKQREKEREREETKETTLEASEEIMIVAQRLPTYLHHSFQLSSAYSHYLSDSGVPEVTTCHSRGAVTVDYIFYSAARDDMSQQPEAEHIFDGGLKLLGRLSLVTEKDLWLVNGLPNETSSSDHLPLLAKFRLEE; encoded by the exons ATGCTGTCCCGTCCTTTACAGAGGCTGGGCAGAGATTGGGCTGCCCATTGGAATCTGGCTCAAAGACTCTTCCAGAATGGTCAGACATATAAGTGCTGGAAGTGGACTGAGTACTGTTCTTGGGCTTGGTGCTCACACTTGAACTCTCAAGAGTCCCTGGTAAGCTGGAAACTTTCTTTGTTCTGGAACAGACAGCCTCACAATCACATACAAAAGTGTTCCATTCATCTCAGTCCTGCTAACATGAAATCTGAAGGAGATGAGCCAACTTCAAAACGAAGGAGATATAGTGAGGACAGGGACATTAGCTGCAGTCCTGATGAGCAACTGAGTACCACTTTTCCAAATGAAACTTCACTGCTTTCTAATGAACCTCAACATGAAGAAGAAAGCCTTCCAAAACCAAGAG ATGTGATCAAAAGATCCTGGGAATATTTTTGCCAGCAGAGTAAAAAAATGAAGATCCTTGAAGAAGATAAGCAGATCAGCCAGGATAATAAAGACCTGCAGGAAAAGTTTGATTTTACTGTGATGTCATACAACATCCTTTCCCAGGATCTGTTAGAAGACAACTCCCACCTGTATAAACACTGCAGACACCAAATACTATCTTGGAACTATCGGTTTCCCAACATTCTCTCAGACATCAAACAGCTGGATGCAGAT GTACTTTGTTTGCAAGAGGTCCAAGAAGACCATTATGGAGCAGAAATCAAGCCCAGTTTGGAAGCCTTGG GCTACCACTGCGAATACAAGATGAGGACAGGAAGGAAACCTGATGGCTGTGCTATTTGCTTCAAGACCTCCAAGTTTAGCCTGCTCTCTTCAAACCCAGTGGAATTCTTCCGCCGCAATATCCCTCTGTTGGACCGAGATAACGTGGGGTTGGTTGTGCTCCTGCAGCCTCGGTTTCACTGTAAGGCCACTGCAGCTATATGTGTGGCCAACACGCATCTGCTATACAACCCAAGACGAGGGGACATTAAGTTAACCCAGCTAGCAATGCTGCTGGCCGAAATTACCAACCTAGCCATTCAAGAAGATGGACGTTTCTGTCCCCTTGTCCTCTGTGGTGACTTTAACTCTGTCCCTCACTCTCCACTGTACAATTTCTTAAGAGAAGGAAAACTGAACTATGAAGGACTGCCTATAGGGAAA GTATCTGGACAGGAACAGTCTCATAAGGGCAAAAGGATACTCTCAATTCCCATTTGGCCTCAAAGCCTTGGCATCTCTCAGGACTGCATGTATGAGGAACAACAGAAGCAACGAGAAAAAGAAAGAG AGAGAGAAGAGACTAAAGAAACCACATTGGAGGCTTCAGAGGAGATTATGATAGTAGCACAAAG GTTACCTACATATTTACACCACAGTTTTCAGTTGTCTTCGGCCTACTCTCATTATTTGTCTGATAGTGGAGTCCCAGAGGTAACAACCTGCCACTCAAGAGGAGCAGTTACTGTGGATTACATCTTCTATTCTGCAGCAAGAGATGACATGTCTCAGCAACCAG AAGCTGAGCATATTTTTGATGGAGGCCTGAAGCTTTTAGGTAGATTATCGCTTGTAACAGAGAAAGATCTGTGGCTGGTTAATGGACTTCCTAATGAAACCAGCTCCTCTGACCATCTCCCTCTCCTTGCCAAGTTCAGGCTGGAAGAATAA
- the ANGEL2 gene encoding protein angel homolog 2 isoform X3 gives MKILEEDKQISQDNKDLQEKFDFTVMSYNILSQDLLEDNSHLYKHCRHQILSWNYRFPNILSDIKQLDADVLCLQEVQEDHYGAEIKPSLEALGYHCEYKMRTGRKPDGCAICFKTSKFSLLSSNPVEFFRRNIPLLDRDNVGLVVLLQPRFHCKATAAICVANTHLLYNPRRGDIKLTQLAMLLAEITNLAIQEDGRFCPLVLCGDFNSVPHSPLYNFLREGKLNYEGLPIGKVSGQEQSHKGKRILSIPIWPQSLGISQDCMYEEQQKQREKEREREETKETTLEASEEIMIVAQRLPTYLHHSFQLSSAYSHYLSDSGVPEVTTCHSRGAVTVDYIFYSAARDDMSQQPEAEHIFDGGLKLLGRLSLVTEKDLWLVNGLPNETSSSDHLPLLAKFRLEE, from the exons ATGAAGATCCTTGAAGAAGATAAGCAGATCAGCCAGGATAATAAAGACCTGCAGGAAAAGTTTGATTTTACTGTGATGTCATACAACATCCTTTCCCAGGATCTGTTAGAAGACAACTCCCACCTGTATAAACACTGCAGACACCAAATACTATCTTGGAACTATCGGTTTCCCAACATTCTCTCAGACATCAAACAGCTGGATGCAGAT GTACTTTGTTTGCAAGAGGTCCAAGAAGACCATTATGGAGCAGAAATCAAGCCCAGTTTGGAAGCCTTGG GCTACCACTGCGAATACAAGATGAGGACAGGAAGGAAACCTGATGGCTGTGCTATTTGCTTCAAGACCTCCAAGTTTAGCCTGCTCTCTTCAAACCCAGTGGAATTCTTCCGCCGCAATATCCCTCTGTTGGACCGAGATAACGTGGGGTTGGTTGTGCTCCTGCAGCCTCGGTTTCACTGTAAGGCCACTGCAGCTATATGTGTGGCCAACACGCATCTGCTATACAACCCAAGACGAGGGGACATTAAGTTAACCCAGCTAGCAATGCTGCTGGCCGAAATTACCAACCTAGCCATTCAAGAAGATGGACGTTTCTGTCCCCTTGTCCTCTGTGGTGACTTTAACTCTGTCCCTCACTCTCCACTGTACAATTTCTTAAGAGAAGGAAAACTGAACTATGAAGGACTGCCTATAGGGAAA GTATCTGGACAGGAACAGTCTCATAAGGGCAAAAGGATACTCTCAATTCCCATTTGGCCTCAAAGCCTTGGCATCTCTCAGGACTGCATGTATGAGGAACAACAGAAGCAACGAGAAAAAGAAAGAG AGAGAGAAGAGACTAAAGAAACCACATTGGAGGCTTCAGAGGAGATTATGATAGTAGCACAAAG GTTACCTACATATTTACACCACAGTTTTCAGTTGTCTTCGGCCTACTCTCATTATTTGTCTGATAGTGGAGTCCCAGAGGTAACAACCTGCCACTCAAGAGGAGCAGTTACTGTGGATTACATCTTCTATTCTGCAGCAAGAGATGACATGTCTCAGCAACCAG AAGCTGAGCATATTTTTGATGGAGGCCTGAAGCTTTTAGGTAGATTATCGCTTGTAACAGAGAAAGATCTGTGGCTGGTTAATGGACTTCCTAATGAAACCAGCTCCTCTGACCATCTCCCTCTCCTTGCCAAGTTCAGGCTGGAAGAATAA